TCGATGCCAAGTGTGACACTTATTGGGAGGGTTAGCATCTTTCTTAGGGCCAGATACAAAAGGCAGGGCACGGGAATACCTTTTCTGAGTAGAGCAGTTCGATTTCTTTTTCCTGTTTTCTACTTCGTACCTAGAGCTCAGAGATGTCGTACTTTGGGAATCCCGATCTTGGACAGATATTACGTGATCTTTAACTTCTGCATGTGAGTGTGATCTAGGCAGAAGAACTCTTAAATCACCAAGAATTTCAGTTCCAGAAACTTTTACAACAGATGACCATACTTCACCGTCAAATATATCAGTCTCAACCCTGTTCAGTGACCCTTTCTCTTGACCGCCAACATCAGATGTTACATCAGCTTCTGGAGTTCTGCACTTAGAGGTTCCACCAGATGGCTTTGCTTTCTCTTTGTAATTGCTAGTGTCATCAACCATCGAAGCAACATGAACTTCACTCCGTATCTTCCTGTACAGCCTTGGTGAGTTGGATAGAGAATCACGTGGAACTGAATCCCCactaaaagcaaaaatattCGTTCCCCCAGTTCTGTACTTACTAGTTCCACCAGAATGCTTCGGTTTCGGTTTATCTTTGCAAGTTTCATCAACTGTAGCAGAAACATGAATTTCACTCCTTATCTGCCGAAAGCTCCGCCCCGTTGAGCTGGATACAGAATTACATGGAAACACTAAATTCCCAGTAACAGCAACAATATCAGTCCCCGGAGTCTTGTAGTTCAAAGTTCCACCAGAAGGGTTTGTTTTCTCTACTTGGGCATCTACATCAGTGTTCTCAGCACAATTATTTTCCTCATGCATGAGGCCACCTCGAGATGCTATACCCAGATCTTCATCAGGCAAAAGTCTCTCGGCACTTACATTTTCCATAAACTCGTCAGATGGTACCGCCATAGCTAAACTTGATTCATCACTACGTGAACAGCCATCAGTTCTATTAACAGGCAACACAGTTGATGATTCCTTTACATCAACCTTTGTAAGAGATGAAGAAGTACCTTTTACACAAGCCTTTTTACCTTTATCACTGTCCCGATCGTCAGCCACTTCTGCAGCACCATTAAGAGCTCTAGTTTCCATGGATTCTGTTCTGCTACCATTCTCATCCTCACTTACTGGATTGACCGTGGTATTGGTAAATGTACAAACGGTAAAACTGTGAGCATTAGCAAGATCCCCTGGACCATTATTATTTGCATTAGCAAGCTCCGTTGAAACACAAGGGATGTCCAGAGAGTCAGAGGAAACTGGACCCTTAGGGAGACCCCTGCGAGAGTCATTTTCAGAAGACAAAGAATCTACATTCTTATTGATCCCCTTGCTGTCATCTTCAATACAACCACTATCAGACTTCGCCAACACCTGGTCAGCAAGGTCTTCGCAAGGTTGAGATCCAACACTACACATGGACATACCAGCAAAACGAATTCTTGCTTCAGAACCACAGGAGAGATCAGCAACTGTTGACCATGATATAACTAATTTCTTAGAAGACGTAttagtcttcttcttcacgTTGTCTTCCATCTCCAAACCCTTCGGCAAACGAGCTTTACAACCAGTACCCGTTCCGTCCAACAGATCTTCACGAGACTTCAGCATACTTCTGTTTCCATTTACTTCAGTTACCGAAGCTTTCTCAACTTTATCAGGCACCAATGCTCTTCTAGGTTTACTAGACCTAGGTGTCACAGACCGGCGTGGGCGGATGCCTACACTGGCAGGTGAAGCTACAGGCTTAGCTACCAACCTTCTCCCACTATAACTACAACGATTCCGAGCATTCTCTCTACCGTTGTGATGGTCTCTTGGAGTTCCAAGCCTAAGCAGAGCACTCTTCTTCTGCGTTTGTTTCCCAGGCGTTGTTCTCTTCGATTCATTGCTCCCATCTCTCCTTCCACGATGTAAATGATAGTAGTCATACCTTTTCCGCAGAGGGAGAACCCTCCCTCCATTATGCGGCGCTTCATCCCACCTCCAGTTTCTATCCCCTCCATGACTTGCTGATGACCTACTCATATCACGTCTAACTGTAACACCACTACTCATATAACCAACTCGTGAAGATAAACTCCTATGTCCATCGTCTAAACCCCTAAAACATCTAACGGATTCTGCTTTTAACTGACTCTGATTGATTCGGCTTCTACCAGTATCCACTCTCCCCTGAACAGCATCCACTGTCCATGAATCAGGTCGTTTATCATTGTACCCAACCCGAGCAGGCTGAGAGATATCTCGGGGTTGCGTACATGTTCTAATGGATGACGACGGCTGCGAGACTCTACGAAACTCAAACCTAACTTTCTCTGGAAGATGCTGTTGCGGCGGCGGCGGTGGAGGATGCTGGGAGTAGATGAAGGAAGACGGCTGATTAACCGCCGGCATGGGTGGAAGATAATGGTGACGTTGCTCACCGTTTTGCCTTGACAGGAGATGGAAACTAGGGCTATCGGGATGAGATTCACGAGGAGGTGGTGGAGGCAatggcggcggcggcggcggaaggagaggaagaggaggattCCATTGGTCATAGCTCGGATTGTAATGAGATGAATCCATTGCTGATTTCGCCCCCGTGTCTCcgtctttctttgttttctgcTGAAACGAACGCAACACGATAACGGCGaggatataaaaaaataatacaaacgAGATTTTCTTCCGAAGCGCGGCGACTCTTGCCTGCCATATTTATATACACCTGCACACCCCCTAACCTTATTGGGCCTTATTGGGCCAAATAAATGTATTGGCTTGACTGAATTAATTTCACAGAGAATTCAAATTTGTACGGGAAAAGAAAGATTTGATTCGAGTGAGATTCGGCGGCTAATTTGATTAGCTATTTCGTCCAAGTCCAGTCAACGTTCCTTTTTAAAACGCAAACGAAATCGTTAATAGGACAGGAGGATTTAAGTGGGATTAATTTCACGAGAATTCAAATTTGTATGCTAAAAAGGGAAAGAAAGATTTGATTTGATCATTGGAATGAAATCTGGCGATTAGAATTTTACTACGTTCCTTTCAAACGCAAACGAAGAGGACAGGAAGGTGCGTACGTCATGTATTACTACAGAACCACCATGATTTGACTCAGTCACAATCGCACACATGGTTTGTCTCTCAGATTGTGATAGGCACTATAGAgaaataatacatttataatttCTCGAACATTACGATATGAAATTGTAATCAACAAGATAATGCTAGAAAATGACAGTGAGACGTACGACGACGGTACGAGCACTACAGTACAAGACAAAGACCATTGACGACGGTATGCACATATTGTATTTCTGTTTTGCCCCAATAAAAGCAAAAATTTCCAAAACAGGTccgaaaaattaaaatttgcaTCTACAACCATAAACAGGTCTCCCAAGATAGTCTTCACCATCACAGGCTCAGCTAAGAAAAGTTCTGCTACTATGAAAAGGAACAAGCTCAGTTGAAACTCGATGAGCGGCTTTCTCTGCCTTTAAGATAATCCTCCACGGAGATGCCTTGCTCCATGCTTCTCATGGAGATAGACTCGTCCTCCTCCATGTCAAGGAACGCTACATTAAGATGTGACTGTAGTAGATTAGACCTCTTCAGTTTCTCGTCTTTCAGCAGCTTTGAATCCTCTAAGCCGTTGCTAACTTGTTCCTTTGCCCATTTTAGCATCTCCACGTCACCTCTAAGAAGATTTAAAACCTGCATGCATATTCACAACACGATATCTTGGTTAACACCAAGGTCTAAGATGATGAGACTGTCAAATGACTCACCATTCCCATCTCTGGCCTAGATTGTGGGTTATGCCTTATACAAAGAGTGGCTGCTAACGCCATCCTCTCCATCTGGTCACCATCGTTGTCATTAAGCAAACTCTGGTCTAATAACTGAGGATAATCTCTATCATCCAGAATTGGTTTCGCCTGCACGTGTCATTAAATTATCTGTTACTTAGCAAAATAGCAGAGAAGGAGACCTTTCAATGTAGTTATAACGTACCCACATAACAAGACTCTCTCTAGCCTTTGGAGACTCGCTACTAACAGGTTTTCTTCCAGAAAGAAGCTCGAGGAGTACAACACCGTATGCGTACACATCTATCTTATCGTTCATCTTACCATACATAAAGTACTCTGGAGCTAAGTACCTACACCAAGAAACACATAAACATTCTCAAGATTGTACTTTCATGCAACATAAACAgaatttgatttagttttttttctcacCCAAAGGTGCCTGCAACATCAGAGCAGATGATCTGCGTTGTAGATACCGAAGCCCACTTCGCAAGCCCAAAATCAGAAAGCTGTGGCTCAAAATCATCAGACAGCAATATGTTCGATGACTTAACATCTCTGTGAATAACAAGTTGTGGAGCTTTGTTATGCAGATAGTCCAACGCCTCAGCTATTCCCACAGCCACCTTATATCTCTGGTTCCAACGAAATGCAACCGGATCTTTCTTGTTGCCTAATTCGAAAACTGTTAGAAACCATAAACATTAAGGAAAAAGAAATACTACTAGTGGCCAAAGAAAAGGTTACCATGAAGATTCTCTTCAAGGCTTCCTCTTGAGAGATAGTTGTACACAAGCAAGAGGTTATTGTTTTCAAAGCAGTAACCCAAGAGGGATATAACGTTCTTATGGTTCAACGTCGTGATGATGTCAATCTCCGCCACAAAATCCTTCAAGACGCCTTTGGTCTGCTTGAGAATTTTCACTGCAACCTCTCTTCCATTGGGAAGATAGCCTCTATAAACCCTGCTGCTTCCTCCTTTTCCGATGAAATtatctgacaaaaaaaagaaaagacattGTTTTTCCATAAGTTAAAgacataaaaacatatttacaaGAGTCTTAAAACATTGGTTCTTAGAGGAAACAAACCAGGGCAGAAACTGGATGTAGCTGAAACAAGTTCTTTGTACTTAAAAGATCGGCAAGATGTGGAGAACCTCTCATGAAGACCCTTCACGATCATAGAATCATTACCATCTAGACTTTCATTGTTTAAGCTAGTAGACAACTGCTTAGCTTCTGAAGTACTGCTACTAACAAGAGAATTGGTCCTAGAGGGGAGCTTGAGGACCCACTGGGCAACTGGTATCTGTCTGAAGGAATAGCTTCTCGGGACATTAGCTAACACGTCTGGAGAAGCTACACGACAGAGCAAAGGCCAGCCTGGTCTAAACTCAGGCAGTTCGTTGACCAGCATAGTGATGAATCTGGTCAAATCTTCTGGAACCTTCACTGGCTCAATGGCCATTTTTGACTTGTGGAACTCATCAGCATTATCATATTGATCGTCATTACAACTAGATGATCTAGATAGATCTCCACAGACAAAACGATTCCCAAGGCAGGAAGACACTAAAGCCTGCCGTAGACTACGGCCATTGGAACGATCCAActctgcttcttcctcctcctcctcctcctcccaacTGTTAACTACTTTGGTATTCTTATGCATCTGAAAGAAGCTAGACAAAGTGTTCCTATGTGCATTGCCTTTTcctatgaaaaaaaaacaaagagtttCAACACACTTAGACGCACACAGATCACCATGCAGAACTTTAGAACACtcaagaagagaaaaaaaaggacATACCTTTCAATGAGGAACCATCTTTCTGAAACATGACTTTCCCGTTGTCGACAGCCAGAACCCAGCAGTCTTTTGACAGTTTCCTGGCTAAGTACTTAGCCACGGAGACAGATGAGTGGCTACAGCTTTTGGAAACTCCAACTACAACTTTGGATCCATGACATAGCTTTGCTTCTCTAACAAGAACCTTTCGAGTACAAGAGCCTCGGCATAGTTTCAGCTTCAGCTCAATCTATTAAATGTAATCTCTTTAGAgcaaaagcaaacaaacaagaaaaatgatattcaaagttgtttttttaattctagAATGTAGATTTACCTGTTTCAGTTTGCAGAAACCTTCATAAGCTTCAAGAACAGAGTCGAAAGTTTTAACAAGAGAGACAAACGAAGAGTCGTCGCCTGCTTGAGAGAGAGTCAAACATAAGAAAACCCATTTCCAAAAATCGTAgctttatttaataatatttataaatctcaGGCTTGAGAAGTACCGTTGGTGATAATGTGAAGAGCGATCACTGTATCACCCGGTTCAGCAACCTTAACCAAAGCCCAATCTAGCAGCTCACTGCTCGCCGCATCGAACTTCACACCCACCACTACAGCACGACCTCCTCTTCCTCCTGTCACGACGCCGTTTTTcgtcatctctctctctctctctctctctctcgctctcttcGTTCTTTTTTTGTCACTTCTCTTcggtttttttcttctaaaattgTTTGTCTAAATTTTCAGGTGAGTGCTCTGTATCCTTTCCTGAAGTGTGATTCATGGAGAAACACAGTCATCGTGACGACTATATGACTACAAAACAAAGTTTCTCGTCACTGTCTTTATGGCGGCTTTGATTTTGGTTCTGCAGCTTCTGAGAAAGAGAAGAGTATAATAAGAATGGAGGAGCTGACAtcttgtttataaataaaataaatagctgATTTATTACTGTACCTATTTCTGCAgtcagaaaattaattttaccaGATATATATTCATGAATCGTGAAACAAgtcaactttaaaattattatggAGGATAAAGCCAAAAAAACATTAGATACTATACATAATGACTCGTAAGAAAAATGTTTTACCACTCGTTACAAACTCATAATCTACGTACCTTTATACGGCATGTTTCACCGTTATCGGTTaattatataaagaataattGTAGCCCGGAGTGGTGGTGCCATGTATGAGATTACATGAGGGGACaatgtaatttataaatatctatggtttgtttctaaaatatataaaaaaagaattttcataaatattggatttattCCTTTGTTTTATACGGTTCCATTCCTTGTCACCTTTTTTCTCTGTCGTCAACGTTTCAGGTCCTTGtcttttgtttgattctttagttttattttggtAGGTTGACGATTCAAAGATAAGTGTGGAAAATGGTCGTAAAAATTGTGCGACGTACGTATACGCTttctaaagtatatatatttatcggTTTGTTGATCTAATGGTCCTAATCGTTGACGTAATTCCATTTTGAGTCTTTGACCAATGTTTTCTCTTGCCAatcttgtttatttttaacGTGCAATCTCATTTTATTTGAGATATATTTACACatgtgtgtttatttttttatgctTAAGATGATTTATTATCACTTATTACGTGTGAATTTTGTTCTAACCTATGGTAGCATGCACataattaattcatttatcAGTGTGTGATTGTTTAATAGGGTAGTTAATGTTTGAGGTCACAGAAGGGGCCGGTGGAACCACTCACACAACATTGAAAGCCACTGTCGGCCATTCCTGCAAATGTCATCCCACTCACGTGAAACCCAAACAAAGCCACCGTACACGTGTCCTCATTATAGTTCTTAACAATAAGCATAAACTAGTTTCTCTAGTCATTGAATGTTAGTCCATCAGACTATTACATCTACATACTTGTTCTAGAGCCTACATCATCTAATAATGCATTCATCTCTGCTGCTACTAGTGAAAGTACCTGAGGTCAAAAATCCTTGTCTACCATGGAACTACGCATCTCGAATCTTCCCACATATCATTGATTCTGCTTTCGTATTATATGCCTATACGCCATATATGGACAAGGAAGGAACTCCACTAACttgtggtttggtttggttctcaCGGTTTGTTTTAGAACCAATTTGAGACTCTGAACTCTGAAGTCTCGTAGCTTTCTGAGATGTTTCTCCTTGTCTTCTCGGGTCTTGGTCCACTCTTCCCTTTCTATTACCGTTGTCGGGTCATCTCTTTCCCCCTGAAAGAagcaacaaaatatattaacacaGAGCAGAGATGAGTAACGCTAGTTCAAAGGAATCCAAAAGGACTGCCAGAAGAATGGTTGGGGATATTGAAAGCTACAACGTGTATGATTTTAAAGGAGTTTCCATTATCGCGTATAACGAGCAAGTCATCCTTCCAATCCCTTTTTCTTCCTCCGGAACTGTCACCTGAAACATTCTAAACCTTTAATATGGGAAGGAAGGAAGATTGTCTTAGCAGCTTTGAACTACACAAGGTATTTTAAGCAAGCTAACGTGATTCAGAACTatgacatatattatatatagatagcATCAACATAAACCAGCATGAGACACATTCAGCTCAGGTTTGTGCTCAGACCCAGAATGAGAAAGAAAGCTTAAATAAAGTGGAAAGCAACAATCAGACACACCAAAACTCTGGCTCTGGTGATTGACTTTGTCTTGGAATCAATAACATAGATCTCTTCAAGGTGTAGCACAAATTCTGGGTCGTTTAATCGTCAAGAAAACCTGCATAATGAATAAACAATGATCAAAGACATATATGTAACAGAAACTAACTACTGAACCAAACCAAGTAGTTTCGAGTTAACATGTTTCCTAGTGTCATACTAGTAGTGTGTTTTTCAAGCAATGTAGCCAAAACAAATAATCACTGCACCAACGACCTGATGAGTCTAACCGTTCAAAATGACGTACCTTGGAATCTCCCTCTCAGAGTTGTAGAGTGAATCTCGAGGAGCATCAATAGGGGGTTCAGTGACATTGTAACATTCAGTCACTCATAGCACATGGAATATACTGTACTTGTAAAACATCATTAAGAGAGGTGTTATTAGCACCATACAAAAATTAGTAAACAAAACTTGGATGAAAAACAGAATGAAAGGGGAAAAATTGATTGAGCAACACCGAGCTGCCACATTAAGATCATACTAAGAGGTGGAACAAGCTCTTACCATTTACATAACTCAAATTTcacttttttcaaaatttcaattcTCAGTTGCAGAGAATAGAAAACCGGCGCAGCTATGTTCATATAAGAGACAGTAACCATGTCAAATGAATTAGCAATTGAgtataaatgaaaaacattttaatctCAGAACAGAGCATATAAGTTCCAAACAAGGATTAAAAGGGCTGACCTTTTGAGGCACTGGAGCAAGAACTCTCGGAATGGAGTAAATATCCGTATCCGGAGGAGTCGCATACATCTGCAGCCACATCAGAAAACGACGCCGTAAATGAGCAActgagaattaaaaaaaaaaaaaaaagttaaagcaGAGAACTTTCTTCACACCTCTCTGAAATCATAAACATCGTTATCAGGATCAGGCGGCTTCCTGATAAAGAAATCACAGTCAAGCAAGCTGATCTTATGGAACTCGTAATTCGTTTATCCTGTGATCAACCACCATCTCCGAGTCCCATCCCTGCGTCGATACAATGCTCTTGCTCTGCACGAAAGCGATGTCTCGGTCGCCGGCGCTGCCGACGCCGCTAAGGGGTCGTACTCGACGTCGTAGTCTTTCTTGTTGTCCACTTCCTCGTCGTCGTCCACCTCCGTCGGCGTCGACGTCTTCTACTTTAACGATGGTAGAACGGCCACGGCGGGGTTTGAGTGTTAATGGCGCGAAATCGGGGAAGGTTGTGAGTGAAGGAAAGAGACGTTGTGTGGTGGAGGAAGGCGGAGGAGGTTTGGAAGTGAGTGAGAGTAGAGATAAGGAGGGAGAAGCGGCGGAAGACGGCATGGGTAAATGGGATAAAGCTCTCTCTCAGTGTCtgaaaaagtaaattttaattttgtttatttactttttacaGTAAGCTTCTGTCCGTATGATATTTGCATCTCGACTCTCGAGGCTCTTATACGATCGATCttataataataaacattttaactttcccccagaaaaaaaaagcttctcTTCTTCCATCGCGCTGTACCGGCTTTCCCATCTCAATCCCGGGGAAATTAGATTTGTTTCTCTGTCGCGAGAATCTTCATCGACCTCCGTTACTTCCTTTTCCTCTCCGTCACCGTCACCGTCACCGTCACAGATCCCAATCGAGACTCCCTCCTGCGATGTGGTgatctctctccatctctcccACTGATTCTACGATTGCTCTCTGCGTAGCCTTGTGAATTAGGGGTTTCTCTACGATTCGATCGCGTTCTTCTACACACTGTATTCGCTGCTAGATTTCGGATCATCCTCAAATGGCAGCGCCGAGGCCGACGGGGAGCCAGGATCTGTTCGATGCTTATTTCAGGAGAGCGGATTTGGATGGAGATGGTCGTATCAGTGGAGCTGAGGCCGTCGCTTTCTTCCAAGGCTCCAATTTGCCTAAAAACGTCCTTGCTCAGGTTCTCTTCCCTTCGTTGCAGTATTTGATTGATTGTTGAGAATATACTTGTAGCTCCTAGAGTTTTTCGAATCGGATCTTTGATCTTTGGGATCGTTTGGTAGAAGCGTGACGTATTTTGTcccattttgttttcttctgtgTGGTTCTTTTCATTCTAGAGCTTGTACTCTACTTGTGTGATTCTATAGGAGAATCCATTTTTGTAATATGTACTGTTGCTACTTGAGGATATTGAAAGATAGGGAAGCAATCTAGATGTATCTACTTGTATGCAATGAGGGGAACTCTAAATATTTAAGTATCATCATACGTTGTTGGACTATAGATAACATCTGCAGATTCTTTTAGATATAAGTTTCAGCGTCTATTGTACTATTAGTCTTTGGATTGTTGATGgttgagctttttttttttaacgttcTTGTAGGTATGGTCCTGCGCAGATGCAAAAAAGGCTGGTTACCTTGGTCGAGCGGAGTTTTATAATGCTCTAAAGTTGGTTACTGTGGCGCAAAGTAGACGGGAATTAACTCCTGAGATAGTCAAGGCTGCAATTTATGGTCCTGCTTCTGCCAATATCCCTGCTCCCAAAATAAATCTTGCTGCAACACCCTCTCCACAGCCTAGGGGAGTTGTGCCTGCTACACAAGCTCAGGGGGGTGCGTCACTGCCTTCAGTTCCGCCTGGTATGAGAGGGCCTCAAATGGGTGGAACTGTAAGCAGTAGTAACCAACAAGTAGGAACGGGCCAGCAGAACCAATTTATGGGGGCGCCTCCATCTCAACCACAGCAAAACTTTCAAAGCCAGGTTATGCCATCTGGAGGGACTACTGCGCCTCGTACGGCAAACCAACCTATGCCATCTGATTGGCTCAGCGGCAGAAGTGTCGGGCCCTCTGGGCAAGTGAATTCTCAAATACCTTCGAATCAAAGTGGATATGGTTTGACGGCACCTAACTCAATTGCCAACAATACACCAAAACCGCATATGACACCTGCTGTAATAAGCTCTACAACAGCCAGACCTCAAGAATCAGCGCCGGTGCATAAGCCCCAAGATTCATCTGCTCCTTCAGGTGCTCGTGCTCTAGATGCTCCATCCAATCAATTGGTAGCCAAGGATCCAAAGGAACTAGCTGCATCAGGAAATGGTTTTCCCTGACTCACTTTTCGGAGATGTGTTTACAGTTGCTTCTCGCAGCCAAAACAACATCCTGTGGGAACTACGTCGACAATGGGCATCTCACCTTCTTCTGGTACAACTGGCTCTACTGTTGGTGTTGGGCTTGCAGCTTCTGGTCAGATGACGCAGCGTCAGTCTCAGCCCCAACCCCAACCCCGACCACAGCACCAACCACATCACCAACCCCAGCATCAACCACATCACCAACCCCAGCACCACCCCCGACCCCACCCCCAATCTCAAATCCAACACCAACCCCACCCCCAGTCCCAAGCCCCTTGGCCAAGAATGACTCCAGCTGACGTCCAGAAATATGCAAAGGTATTTGTGCAAGTTGACACTGATAGGGACGGCAAGATCACTGGGCCCCAGGCTCGGAATCTGTTCTTAAGTTGGAAGCTCCCGCGAGGTAGGCTACATTTCTTTTCTGTAGCTTCATTCGCTAACCACTATTTTAGTTTCAGTTTGACCATGTTCTTATAATGGTGGTGAACATGCATGATAATTAAGTGACACTTCTCCAGTTATGTATATTTGTTTGTATAGTCTTGGAATTATTGGTCAACTGCCATTTTAGGTGAAATCTTGAGTCATGTTTTTCTTCAACGTGTAGACGATACATGGATAGTGATATTAATATCATCCCAAGTAGAAATTGTTGTACTTTATATGGGGATTATAGACCGTTTTATGTGTTCAATGATGTTCCTTGGTATTACAGACGCTTTGAGGCAGGTATGGGACTTATCTGATCAAGATAATGATAGCATGCTTTCCTTGAGAGAGTTCTGTATTGCTGTCTATCTAATGGAGCGTTATAGAGAGGGCCGACCTCTTCCCCCTGTATTCCCAAGCACTATAATATCTAGTGAGAGCATGTTTACCTCTCCTAGTCAATCTGTGGCACCACAAGGCAATGCATCCTGGGGACATACACATGGTATTGCATCACACAAACCTAATTCTGCTTTACTTGCATTAGTTTTCTGAAGTGGATATTCATTCTTGGATTAATATTGTAGGTCAAGTTCATGGGGCCTCGAGACCACCAGCAATTCCCAAAGGAAAGCCTCCAAGGCCGGtccc
The Raphanus sativus cultivar WK10039 unplaced genomic scaffold, ASM80110v3 Scaffold0225, whole genome shotgun sequence genome window above contains:
- the LOC108819548 gene encoding protein kinase STUNTED isoform X1, translating into MTKNGVVTGGRGGRAVVVGVKFDAASSELLDWALVKVAEPGDTVIALHIITNAGDDSSFVSLVKTFDSVLEAYEGFCKLKQIELKLKLCRGSCTRKVLVREAKLCHGSKVVVGVSKSCSHSSVSVAKYLARKLSKDCWVLAVDNGKVMFQKDGSSLKGKGNAHRNTLSSFFQMHKNTKVVNSWEEEEEEEEAELDRSNGRSLRQALVSSCLGNRFVCGDLSRSSSCNDDQYDNADEFHKSKMAIEPVKVPEDLTRFITMLVNELPEFRPGWPLLCRVASPDVLANVPRSYSFRQIPVAQWVLKLPSRTNSLVSSSTSEAKQLSTSLNNESLDGNDSMIVKGLHERFSTSCRSFKYKELVSATSSFCPDNFIGKGGSSRVYRGYLPNGREVAVKILKQTKGVLKDFVAEIDIITTLNHKNVISLLGYCFENNNLLLVYNYLSRGSLEENLHGNKKDPVAFRWNQRYKVAVGIAEALDYLHNKAPQLVIHRDVKSSNILLSDDFEPQLSDFGLAKWASVSTTQIICSDVAGTFGYLAPEYFMYGKMNDKIDVYAYGVVLLELLSGRKPVSSESPKARESLVMWAKPILDDRDYPQLLDQSLLNDNDGDQMERMALAATLCIRHNPQSRPEMGMVLNLLRGDVEMLKWAKEQVSNGLEDSKLLKDEKLKRSNLLQSHLNVAFLDMEEDESISMRSMEQGISVEDYLKGRESRSSSFN
- the LOC130501605 gene encoding LOW QUALITY PROTEIN: uncharacterized protein LOC130501605 (The sequence of the model RefSeq protein was modified relative to this genomic sequence to represent the inferred CDS: inserted 3 bases in 2 codons; deleted 2 bases in 1 codon) codes for the protein MAAPRPTGSQDLFDAYFRRADLDGDGRISGAEAVAFFQGSNLPKNVLAQVWSCADAKKAGYLGRAEFYNALKLVTVAQSRRELTPEIVKAAIYGPASANIPAPKINLAATPSPQPRGVVPATQAQGGASLPSVPPGMRGPQMGGTVSSSNQQVGTGQQNQFMGAPPSQPQQNFQSQVMPSGGTTAPRTANQPMPSDWLSGRSVGPSGQVNSQIPSNQSGYGLTAPNSIANNTPKPHMTPAVISSTTARPQESAPVHKPQDSSAPSGARALDAPSNQLVAKDPKELAASGNGFXPDSLFGDVFTVASXQPKQHPVGTTSTMGISPSSGTTGSTVGVGLAASGQMTQRQSQPQPQPRPQHQPHHQPQHQPHHQPQHHPRPHPQSQIQHQPHPQSQAPWPRMTPADVQKYAKVFVQVDTDRDGKITGPQARNLFLSWKLPRDALRQVWDLSDQDNDSMLSLREFCIAVYLMERYREGRPLPPVFPSTIISSESMFTSPSQSVAPQGNASWGHTHGQVHGASRPPAIPKGKPPRPVSPLSPSDGMVQSTQPKRKMPEL
- the LOC108819548 gene encoding protein kinase STUNTED isoform X2; translation: MTKNGVVTGGRGGRAVVVGVKFDAASSELLDWALVKVAEPGDTVIALHIITNGDDSSFVSLVKTFDSVLEAYEGFCKLKQIELKLKLCRGSCTRKVLVREAKLCHGSKVVVGVSKSCSHSSVSVAKYLARKLSKDCWVLAVDNGKVMFQKDGSSLKGKGNAHRNTLSSFFQMHKNTKVVNSWEEEEEEEEAELDRSNGRSLRQALVSSCLGNRFVCGDLSRSSSCNDDQYDNADEFHKSKMAIEPVKVPEDLTRFITMLVNELPEFRPGWPLLCRVASPDVLANVPRSYSFRQIPVAQWVLKLPSRTNSLVSSSTSEAKQLSTSLNNESLDGNDSMIVKGLHERFSTSCRSFKYKELVSATSSFCPDNFIGKGGSSRVYRGYLPNGREVAVKILKQTKGVLKDFVAEIDIITTLNHKNVISLLGYCFENNNLLLVYNYLSRGSLEENLHGNKKDPVAFRWNQRYKVAVGIAEALDYLHNKAPQLVIHRDVKSSNILLSDDFEPQLSDFGLAKWASVSTTQIICSDVAGTFGYLAPEYFMYGKMNDKIDVYAYGVVLLELLSGRKPVSSESPKARESLVMWAKPILDDRDYPQLLDQSLLNDNDGDQMERMALAATLCIRHNPQSRPEMGMVLNLLRGDVEMLKWAKEQVSNGLEDSKLLKDEKLKRSNLLQSHLNVAFLDMEEDESISMRSMEQGISVEDYLKGRESRSSSFN